From Magnolia sinica isolate HGM2019 chromosome 13, MsV1, whole genome shotgun sequence, one genomic window encodes:
- the LOC131224041 gene encoding uncharacterized protein LOC131224041, whose product MGSFLLSVLLVCKENLGSIQWKVDVACGRIGAAYFRFKHLIRLLSRMHMIGLAWPFGHAVFMYLLEIDEADPDVRQSYPDERGSLEGGNRCYDYDEAVHFLWTTLEGPDHLDTPCLCICSKLIEQTRMCVGAIRMSGGLWKVGTAVMTMMKLSISYGRHWTGLAIWTGRVYICICRDHTLNLNPNPFSNPKTYNLNLNL is encoded by the exons ATGGGTTCTTTCTTGCTATCAGTTTTGTTGGTCTGTAAGGAaaaccttggaagcatacaatggaag gtggatgttgcatgtgggaggattggagctgcatatttcagattcaagcatctgatacgcctcttgtcaagaatgcacatgattggattggcctggccatttggacatgccgtatttatgtatttgctcgaaattgatgaagcagacccggatgtgcgtcagagctatccggatgagcgggggtccctagaaggtgggaaccgctgttatgactatgatgaagctgtccattttctatggacgacattggaagggcctgaccatttggacacgccgtgtttatgtatttgctcaaaattaatagagcagacccggatgtgcgtcggagctatccggatgagcgggggtctctggaaggtgggaaccgctgttatgaccatgatgaagctgtccatttcctatggacggcATTGGacgggcctggccatttggacaggccgtgtttatatctgtatttgtagggaccacacccttaacctaaacccgaacccattctcaaatcccaaaacctataacttaaacctaaacctataa